The Sorex araneus isolate mSorAra2 chromosome X, mSorAra2.pri, whole genome shotgun sequence DNA segment cactgggggagggatgggtgttgcaacactgtatgactgaaaccgaagCAAGAACGGCTTTGTAAGGgtcatctcacagtgattcgatttaaaataccttttaaaggtataataaatagataaataaataaacgaataataaataaataaataaataaataagccattGTGCGCCCAAGCCGCATTAAATCCGGAGTGCGCAGGCGCCGCCGGGGAGGGCGCGATTCTATTGGTGGGAATCACCGGAAGCACCCGGCCCCGGAAGTGAGGCGGCCGCCCCCGGCGAGCGTTGCTCTGCGAGCAGAGCTTGCTGCGGAGGCTGCCGAGCGTCTGCAGGTCTTTCTGTCATCCCGCTCCCCCTGCGCTCACTGTGGACATGCCGGGCCGCGGACTTCGCCAGCAGAACGGCGCGGGGCAGGTCGCCGCGAGCTGCACGGCCGCGCGCAGGGAAGATCTTAGCAATCGGGTGAGTGCGTGGGCTTGAAAACCGGGAGGCGGAGACGGAAGACATGGCGTCGATCGGCCCCGCCGAGGCTCCGTCTTCCTAGCACGGACAGGCTTGGGTTttgccagcaaaaaaaaaaaaaaaaaaagagagagagagagaaagagagattattAATCCTTTCTATTCACAGCCCCGGCAGACTCCGGTTAAAGGGAGATGGCTGAGATGAGGTCAAGATGAGATCTAGGGGGCAGTGAGACAGAggtgtggcggggggcgggggttttgttttgctttgcttttctcttcacaCATTCTCAGAAATGGCGACTCCCCGAAATCCGCCCCAAATATTCGCAATCTCAGACAATGGCCGCTGCCCAGGCCCCGGGAGGTGGGCAACAACCTTGACGTCATCGGAGACCTTGGTGCTTCTGAGGTTCCTTTCGCATTGTCACGCCCTCCCATCACCGTGTTGTTTATCTTGGTGTTCATCCTGTTCCCATCTTCGTTAATCTTTGCCTTCCTTCCACTTGCTTGCCGCTTAGAGCTAGAGAATCGAATGTTCTGTATTAaaataatccagaaaaaaaaaaaccccgcATCTAttcactcctccctcccccccccagtcccccgcccaccaccaccacccaggaAGAAGAGGCAATATACTGTACATCTTAACTGTCATGAATAGAACTTTCCAGCGATCGAAGATGGGGACGATTCTGCCATTCCTAGAAAATAAGTGGGAAAGCTATATTCAGATATTAAATCGGACGGGGCTTGTACACATTCCGTCTGGAAATCCAGCGCGATCTAGTCTGCATCACCGCAACtggagaggctgggaggggccgCCCCCTTGTTGCCGGGCATCCGTTTCCACGTTATGCAGTCCATTCTGATCACTGCTGCGGCAGCTCCCATTTTCTATGCGGCAGACCCCAAGTTGTGTGATATAGGGCAGAGATAAAATCTGCATCTAGGGGCACCAGTGTAGTCATAAACACAGTAACTGTacttgagaaagaaaattttagctTCCACTCCTTGGGACACTTAACAAAGGATGCCAGTGTAAACCAGTGCAAAGTGCCCTCACTCCGGTCTTTCAGCTGCAAAGAACGGAAATGCAAGATGGAAAGGGATATGTCTGCCATACTGCCTCGGGAAGGCATTTTTATATCTCTTGTCTGAACCATTTACTGTATAAATATGAAGAAAGTATTGGTATTGAAAGGCAGGACTGAAGTAGCCTAGCTCACATCCCTTTTGCCTTTTATTGTTTAGGCTGGTGTTGCTttgggtgtatttttttttagaggTATAAACTTTGCTTATATCTTACATCTCTATAAATCATGTGTAGCAGCTGTGGCCTTTGCAAGAATGCTCGGTATCAAGACATGGCTTAACGTTTATCAAGTCACGTCACTTCTTCAGCTTTCTCCCACCTGCGCCCCTAGTGGGCTGCTTTTGAAAAGGTTATATAATCACCTACTCCCTATTTAGGCAGTGATTTAGGATAGCCCCCTTATCCAGTCTCTTATTTTAAAGGATCTTCACTTGAACATTGGGAACCTCTaagatcttttcttttgttttaatagaTTAAAGAACAAAAAGTTGTTGTGGATGAGCTTTCGAATCTGAGGAAGAACCGGGTGAGTTGTTAGAGTAATTCTGATTAGTATGTGGGAAGGTTTGATTATATCATTATTAAGTAATTATTAAGTTACAAGAGTGACATTAAAAGTTTGTATTATATTTGTGCTTAGAATATCAAGATTTCAGTCTTAAACATTTTTTCCATTAAACACCTGTATTGTAGAACTGAGatgacagggaaggaaagaaacagaggaatTAGAAAAGATCTTATTCTTATGAAGTAACAGGTGCCTCAGACACCTGTTATAGAGGTGATGTATATCTGTTTCTGAACCACAGAGTTAAAACTGAAAAGCATGAGACCCAAAAtctaacaaccaaacttagaaatgtACCTTTctagggggcaggctgggggttgctgggaacctgggaacatggGAGGAAAGAAGTTGACCTTGGTgttaggattggtgttggaacattgtgtgcctgaaactcaactctgAATAGCCTTGTAATTCatgatgcctttttaaaaaaaagtttctaaagaATTTTTGGcaggggaccactcccagtggtacttagagAATGGTATTTGTGGTCTTGGGCATCGAACTGGGGTGaactatgtgcagggcaagcaccttattccctATTCCAGCTTGCCAGCCCATCAGCATCTTTTGTAGGTAAATTGGAAATGTGAAAAGTGTCCAAGACTTGAAATGCAGCTTACATTACTTCTTTTTGTTtcgtttcgttttgttttgttttaaggtcaGATAAAGTATTTATTTGAGGAAAAACTAGTGGACAAATTGAATAAAGCTCAAGTGATACTTGcttatacattatacattatacatttaAGCATGTAGTAATAAACAAATGGTCTGTATTCccagtttggtttttttgtgtgtgtgaagcgaagtagtttttttttttttttttttttgaagatgtGTGAGGgaggaaagagcaagagagagagaataaatacaCGCTTGAAAAAAGCAGTTAAGGCTCACATTGCTCTTAAACCAGTGATACTACTTTTACTATGATATATCAGAGCTGTAACCAataatggtaattttttttaatttggtgtttacatttgaaataattataagtatatggaaagaaaagagaaactacCCCAAATGGACACGAATAATGTGGGGAATAGTGGGTAAATTGCACcccttttctaaaataattttaaccaaATCTTCTATGTTTAACATAGTTGATGTTAACTTCCATTCATTTATCAGTAAACAAAGAGATACTGTGTTATGTGTAGTTATAATATCAAAATATCCATTTTAAAGTTTAGgaagaaattattttgctttaaagCATTTTGAAGATTATTAAAAACCAACATTTTTAATGCCATCACTAGTGGACATTGGAAGTTATATAAGCTTCCGAGAGAGCAGATTGACATTTTCTGTCAGTGCCTGGAAATTATGTAACTATTTGACTCCTTTCTGTTTATAGTAATTAAGATCCAGGAAGGAATCTTGGGATTGCACAAAGATTTGGTTAAAAGAGGTTCATTCCTCTGAAAATGCAGAAATTCATCCCCGAATTGATGTGTGATACTGAAAAGTTGGTAACAAATGTTTACAACTTGAGAACTTTTCCAAATACACTCTTTTGTTAGGGGGAACACATTCAGTGGCGCTCTGGAGGCTGGCGACGTGCCGGGGCCACTCCCCAaggtgctcaggtaaccatgtggtgctggggttcaaacccagagcTCTCATGCAGAACATGTGCTCCATTAACTGTGCTGTTTCCCCAGACCCTCCCCAATAAGCTGTAATGTGTTTTACCCGTACAGTAGTATTATAAGGGAATGCTTGCGAGTAAGAAAATATGTTCTCAATATGTTTTTTATTAATAACATATTATAGATCGATAGTTATGTATAATAATTTTAGGTGTTCcagaaaaataatagttttagtaAAACTGCAGAGAGAAAAGTGTTTCTTCAGTGTTAATGGTAGCAGTTTCTAGATGTTAGGATAGTGGGGTGTGTTTTGTTTACGTGCATCTGCTCAAGTATTGTTCTGTACATGTTAGTGAAGCTCAAGGAGAAGTGATGCTAGAGTTTAGAGTTTTGACCTTTGCTGATTTTTAGGTCAAATCATAATATGAGCCTAAATTATGTTTTGCAGAGAGTGTATAGGCAGCAGCAGAACAGCAGCATATTCTTTCTTGGGGACCgaacagaaatattttctgaaagcaAAAGTAAGttggttgtttttgtgtttttgttttttttaatgcgtTAACAGTGATCTTTCTATAGAAATTCATGATAGATGGTTCTTTAGTGAAaatgctgtttgtttttggtttgggacctcatctggcagtgcttaggggttattcgctgctcaggggaccagatgagatgctggagatcgaacccaggtcagccacatgcaaggcaaacatcctacccattgtattattgcttcagcccctaaaataaatttcctaaaaaataaatagtaaccTGTCGACAGCAGCAAAATAATCATTCTGTGAAGCCATGAAGATAGATGAAGGGCTGAGGGCACCTTTTCCCTGATGGAGCCCTGACACTAAGGGAATTCCCGACCACCAAacgaggagtagcccctgggcatagcaaagagggaagggagggaaggatccattatattttaaaatgtttttttatttgagtTCTAATTTCCAAGGAGGGAGAGCTGAGATTTATGGTAGAGTCTACAGTATTTGTATCTGAATGTTTTTGTAGGTGAAGGTTGGGTATTGGGATACCTGTTAATAACGCAGTACggttgttttattttctacaaaTTAGCTTTCCAAAGATGAAAATgctagatgaaaaaaaaaattaatacttgaAATGTGCTAACACGGTGTGTTTGTGTCTTAGATACTAGATATGAATAACTATTCAGCACTTTCTACCTTTGTGATTTTGAGTGAAGTATTTTAGACTATACAAAGTCTTGTAGGATTTAAACTAAGTAAatgagtatctcgcctgcacggcagagcctggcaagctccccgtggcgtattcgatatgccaaaaacagtaacaagtctcacaatggagacatcactggtgcctgcttcagcaaatcgatgagcagcgggctGAGAGTGAtgtgaggaagagaggagagagagagaaataaggtgCATAACCCATGCCTAAACCAAAATGAGCATTTAACAAACAAAACTGTTTTTCTAAAAGTTCTCTACAGGGGGCTATAGAGATAAAATAGCAggtaggcacttaccttgcatgtgcgcAGCCcgcattcaattcctggcacctcacacACCTCATacagtcctgagccccaccaggagtaaaccctgaacactgccaggtgtggcccaaagtccaaaaaatgtatatattctcCCCTCCCCTAGggcctcacatgcaaagcatgtgttctagtaCTGAGACACATACCTGTGAAAGAACCCcccctttggttttggttttttgttattgttattgttttttgaaaCACCATGGGATAGAGTTACAACGCTGATCATGGTCAAGTTTCAGTCACATAGTCAAGaaccccattctttttttttttccccttttgggtcacacccggcaatgcacaggggttattcctggctctgcactcaggaattactcctggtggtgctcaggggaccatatgggatgctgggaattgaacccgggttggccgcgtacaaggcaaacgccctacccgctgtgctattgctccagccccagaaccccaTTCTTTACTAGAAGCCTGTTACAGTTATTGTGGCAGTATACAGTGCATGTATATTGAAATAGTTTGCTCTTTCTAAATAGCCTATGTTTCTAATTTAGCCTTGGTTAAAGCTCAAGAGTATTAACTTTAGGGCCGGTGCAgtacatggtcctttgagcaccaccaggagtaattcctgagtagagagccaggaggaacccctaagcattgccggctgtgattcaaaaggaaaaaaaaaaagcattaattttatttggtaTTTCTTTTTCCCATCTCTGTAGATGTGTTGGATAATCTGAGAAAAGAGTACCAGGAAGTCGAAAACTTGGAGAAGACCAAAAGCACCAAATAGTCAGTTTGATTTCATGTAAAATGTGTGGCATTTGTTGTGTGGTAAACTTCTCTGTTGAGCATTTCAGCAAAGACTTGAAAGAAAGTTTACTGTCTAACCTTAGTCGAAGAGGCCCCAATAGTAGTAAACAGTTGTCAAAGTCCAGTGTTCACTACCAGTGTTTATTTTCTGGTCATGTCCTTCACTTGAGAGGGGATTTGACTGTCCAGCCTGTGGAAGATGAAGGCGGCAATGTGTTCCTGTGGAATGGAGAAGTTTTTGGTGGAGTAAAGGTTGAAGCTGAAGAGAATGATACTCAAGTAATGTTTCGTTTTCTTTCTGCATGTAAGACTGACTGTGATATCTTGTCGCTCTTCTCAGAAGTTCGGGGTCCGTGGTCCTTTATATATTATCAAGCATCTAGTCACTATTTATGGTTCGGTAGGGATTTTTTTGGTCGTCGTAGTTTACTTTGGCATTTTAGTGATTCGGAGAAGAGTTTCTGCCTCTCTTCTGTGAGTGCCCACATATCTGGTGGGACCCAGCTGTGGCAAGAAGTTCCGGCATCTGGAATTTTCAGAATCGATCTCAAGTCTGCTTCTGTTTCCAGATGTGTGATTCTGAAATTGTATCCCTGGAAGTCTGTTCCTGGGGAGAATGATGTCAGTGAGCATGTTAGTACCCTGCTTCGTCCCTCGGCAGACTTGCCTCCCTTTGTATCAGTTGAAGTAAATGAAGCTAACCTGTGTCTTAGTGAGCCTGTCATCCCTTTAAATATGATGTCACCCCAAGCCCCATTTGCACCTGAGTGCAGTGTTCTTTCCAGTCGCCCACCTACAAGAGAGACACTTAAAGCTTTTCTTACTGATGGACACACGATGCAAACAGTACAGCAATTCATAGATGTCCTGAGTACCGCAGTCAAGAAACGTGTCTTGTGTTTACCTAGGGACAAAATCCTGACATCCAATGAAGTTTTAGAAGCCCACGATAAAAAAGCAAATGTTGCAATCCTTTTTTCTGGAGGCATTGATTCCATGGTTCTTGCAGCCCTCGCTGATCGACATATCCCTTTAGATGAACCGATTGATCTTCTTAATGTGGCTTTCATGAGTAAAGAAACAACCAGTAACCAAAAAGGGGGTAAACAGAAAAACTATTGCAAAACATCTTCAGAAGAATCCTCTGCTGCTGATCCTGATAAACAATTTGATGTCCCAGATCGAATCACAGGAAGAGCAGGACTAAAAGAACTAAAAACTGTTAGCCCTTCTCGAATTTGGAATTTTATCGAAATTAATGTTTCTCTGGAAGAACTGCAAAACTTAAGAAGCTCTCAAATATGCCACTTGATTCGGCCTTTGGATACAGTTTTGGATGACAGCATTGGTTGTGCAGTCTGGTTTGCTTCTAGAGGTGTTGGTCGGCTGGTCACCCAGGATGAAGTGAAATTGTATCAGAGTAGTGCAAAGGTATGGCACATTGGgacttttaaaatcaaattaaggCTTTTTGCATTTCGGTTGAACTTAAGAACTTACCAGTTGAGgtgttttggggtgttttttgtttgttttttgttttttgaaactgTTATCTTTGTGATTATAATTGATGTGGGATAAAGGGCTCTCTCAGGAGATCTGGGAACCCATTGATGATTTTCACCCAAGCTGAGCAGCAGTACAGTGCAAGGGTCCGAGGGTACGGTGCTACTTGTACATATTCTTGGTCTCTAAGCCAAGGATGCTCCAGGCAACCCAGTAGTGCCTGAGGCCTTCGGGACTGCGCCCCACAAGGTCTGGGGCATCGTGAAGCTGGGATCCGAGCCTAGATATTAGACATCTCCATTGCTGTACCAGCTCCTGTCACCAAGATTAGAATTTtctttgcaatttattttataggTATTTTACATCTCATAGACCTAATGTTTTGTCATTGTTGCCTTCAGTATCATATCCTAGATAACGTTTTTGTATGGATTTCTCTCTAGGTGGTTCTAACTGGAATTGGAGCAGACGAGCAGCTTGCAGGTTATTCTCGTCATCATGTCTGCTTTCAGACACGTGGGCTGGAAGGATTGAACAAGGAAATCAAGATGGAAATTGATCGAATTTCTTCTCGAAATCTTGGTCGTGATGATAGAGTTATCGGTGATCATGGAAAAGAAGCAAGGTAATTCAGATTATCTAAGCTTTGAGTGATTTTGTGAAATCAATAGACTATGAAGTGTTTTaggttgtgtttttttgtttgtttttgtttttttggtatttgggattTTGTTTAGTAGCTGTTCTCATGAATAGCAGTAAGAACAATAACATCAGTTGTGTATTACAAACACAGATAAGCAAAACTCTGGAATGCCAGAGAGGCACTTGTTTCTGAGAACTCATTTTCTCATAAATCCCTACTCAACAGTTTTCCAAGAGAATAGTAACATTACTGTTTCTAAGACTACACAGAAATACTGTAAATGTTTGGTCCCCTGCCAGTAAGAACGTTGACCCTATTTCCAGACTTTCTCTTCCCGTAACATAGCATCTGTCTTTGTCTCTAGACATTTTTGTAGGTATAGATCCAGTCTAGGTTTGTATATATAATACTTTATTCTGTCCACCAGTTTCTTACCACTTAAGTGACATGAAACATCTTTGTTACCATTTAAGTAAGTATTTTATAAGGACAGAATTGTAGGTTAATTGTGTATAGGTATCACATCCTGAAATTACAATTTCTTCGCATCTAATAGAGAGCAAGCACAGACTGAATAATTAAACCATGTTTGTTTTCAACTTTAGGCATTCCTAAAAATATCttgtgaaacaaaattatttcttgacACCATATGTCTGTTTCATCTATTTATCAATATTTGTCTTGGAGAATATCTGTTTTAAAAGACATGAAACAGTTTTTTTAGTGTGATTAAATTTGAGCTGTAAAGTTATGTAACAGACTTTTAGAGAAGTAGTactcaaaaaaataattctttactagaaattttaattgaatgttaaaaaagaataatgacagcatttatatttatctattttagaTTTCCTTTCTTGGATGAAGATGTTGTCTCCTTCCTAAATTCTCAACCAATCTGGGTCAAAGCAAACCTGACTCTCCCCCGTGGGCTTGGTGAAAAGCTGCTTTTGCGTCTTGCAGCCTTGGAACTTGGATTGACAGCCTCCGCACTTCTGCCAAAACGGGCCATGCAGTTTGGATCCAGAATtgcaaaaatggaaaagaaaaatgaaaagtcatCTGACAAATGTGAAAGACTGCAACTCATTCCCCTAGAAAATCTTTCTCGTGGCAAGGAAATCGTCCAGTGATTTGTCAGCTTAACATTTATTGCatgataattaaataaaacattgctGCTTTGCTCTGGCATAATGTGGTCACTTTAAAGTTTGTTCAGCATGGaactggaaccatagtacagtgagcaCGGTGCTTGCCTTCATGTTGCtgtccaggttctatcctcatCACCCCTCACTCCCTGAGAGTAGGCTCTGATGCTGCCTCCCAGGTTTGAGCCCACCTCTCTCCTCAAAAAAGTTCCTTTAGTAAATTTTTCATTACTATGTAactacgggctggagcaatagcgcagcagtagggcattcgcctttcacgcagccagcccgtgttcgattccaccacccctccctgagagcctggcaagctatgagagtatctctcccgcacggcagagcctggcaagctacccgtggcgtattcaatatgccaaaaacagtaacaagtctcacaatgagagacgttactggttcccgctcgaacaaatcgatgaacaacggggtgacagtgactaTGTAACTACATTTATACAGCCAATTTAGTCAAATTGAGTCTCTGGGAAAAAGAAATTATGCTTGAacaatttcagtattttaaacTGTGATCCTAACATCTTTTAAACTCGTAAAAGGCAGATTTTACtcccttttgttgttttttttttgaacccATATTGTTCATACTCTACAATTACAAACATGAAAATCAATGCCCTATTGACAAACCTTGCCTTGACTAAAAGTCATGAATTTACTAATTTTTCACTTTCCACAGCAGCTAAGCAAGAGCTTGATGCAAGAAAAATTCTCCCTCCAATCACtcaactttccatgttgataatAAGTGGGAAAGATCCTTTGTTCTTCAAATGATTTTCTGCTAGTGAGACCAGTCTTCCTGCTTTCCTCCAGGCGCTTTTTTTGTGTTGTGATTTACTCTTTCTACCAGACCTTCAAGTATTAACTTTCACAGGTCTTCTTCCTGGATTGCCCTtactcttttttctattttctccttgGGTGATTTTAGCCTCTCCACTGGCTCCAGTTATCCTAATAATGCCCAAATGGAAACACCTAACCCTAGCTGCCTTTTATAATCCAGATTTGTCTATCAAGGCATAGTTGACATCCCACTTGGTTCTCACACATCAACAACGATGTTTGATACTGACCTCTTAAACACATCCTGATCCCCTGTTGAGTCTGGCAGAAGTTTAGCCAACTAGCTTTTCCCAATTCTCCTAACCCACTCAGCCATTCTACTGACCCACCTCAGTATTTCTCAGAtccaccccagccctccctctcCATTATACCACTCTAGCCCACACCTTGTGACTACTAACATTAAATTCAAAATCATTAACTCAGGGCTCTGCAGCATCGATGTAATTTTACACCCACATCTTTCTATGCCAGGTCTTGTATTTCCTTTTGTGGGTTTTTCCAAAACTTCCATTTTCTTCTCAATTCTTCAACACCTGTGTATTTCCTCTCCCCAGGAAGCTACTGCTTCAGTTCTCAGCATGAACCGACTTTTGTTTCATCTTCCTagcctggggcaggggttggggcttagTTCCAGCAAAGGCAGAAACGGAACAAAACCACCTAACTCAACTTAAAGCattgtatgggggggggggggggtcgggctGGGCATGTGGTTTAGCTGTAGAGAACTTGTGAAcgtatgaagccctgggtttgattcccagcatcacggGGCCTCTAAGCCCCCAGCAAgtgccccctccaaaaacaaaaccccaaaacacatcACTCACAGTCTTTCCCAGCCCCTCTGATGCAGTTCACTACATCCTCTAGTCAACACATGATCTAAATACTCCTCTTTGATTCTCCATGCGCCTTTGATAAGGGCCTTTGGGTTGCAGCTCCTGGCGTTTACTAGGGTCTCCAACTGGGGCACAGCACCAGGCTCCTAACAATGCTTGTTAGTAAGCAAAGGAtgacaggaaggggaggggattCCCAGGGTCGCCCCTGGGGCCCACCTTTGTGGTTTagcagaaaggagaggagaaagcacagAGCAGCGCAGCGCCCAGAGCCGGTGGCCTCAATGAGCCCTGAAAGCCTGGGAAGGAATCAATCACCCATAGGAGAGGGGGGTCCCTCTTAGGAAAAGGAACCTGAGCAGAGACCGAGAGCCCGAGGGAGGAGGCGCCGCCCACGCAGCTTCCACCCGCGGCCCACGGGCTCCCCCTGAGGTCCGCCCCCTCCACCCGGGGTCCTGAGAACCAACGGCTCTCACCCGCGCctgggcgggggttggggggtcccAGTCCAGGGCTCTCAGAGACCTTGAGAAGAGCCGCTGGACCACCCCTGTGCAGCTCCTTTTCCTGGACACGGAAACAGCCGTTTCCAAGTaggtttcttctctctccccgtCCCCGTCTGCCCGTGTTCTCAGAGATCAGGTTCTCAGAGATCAGAGCTGATCATGGGCCCACCCGGCTTGCCTGTGGCTGTGTACTCTCTGTACTCTTAAGTAGTCATTGGTTTCtggcttataaaataaaataataagccaTAGTCATCTCTGGGCGTCCAATCTGTATTGCTTGGTGCCAGAGGTCGTGCAGATACCCAAAAATTGCAGATGCACAGGTCCCTTATGTAAAATTGGTATTGTATTTGCAGATAATCTATGGCCACCCTCCCATAAAACCTATCTCTAAATTACTTGTTACACCTAATATAATGTCAACACTGTAAATAATTGTACTGTATTCATTAGggaataagacaagaaaaattctGTACATGTTTATTAAAGGTAATCATTATATCCCTCGCTGCATATACTAAGAATTTCTAAGAATTCAAGGTTGGTTGAATTTTCAGGTCTAGAAACCTAGGGTATGTAGGGTTGACGGTAAACATATAAAAAGCTTCTCAGATGAAAAGAATTGGGGTGCAAACTTAACATCTCACATACTATTTTGCATTTCTTGGGGCGGGTAGGTGCCTTggaagcagagctcaggaggTCACAACCCCACCTCTTCCCTGGCCGGAAATTCAACACAAGGGCAAGTGGGTATGTTGCTGCTCTGGTTCTTTAGTGTCAAGGCTTACTTGGGGCCACCTTGGTGGTGTTGGGGCCTCCAGAATATACTCAGCAACGTTATTAGCACCGTGTGAGATATACTCTGGTTCAATggtatgcaaggcagacaccttaactcctgtactatctctctggacctgcattttttttcttattatttcttctttttgttgatttttaaagatGCCTACATTCTTTTGGAAAATCTGAGTAACGTTAATGTATTTACAATTGATTTATATTtcaactcttttatttttgcGGGTAAGAGGTCACAtttagtgatactcagggattacaccctgctctgtgcttaactatcacacctggcagggcccatttacagtgccaggaatcaaacgtgGATCAATaccatgcaatgcaagcaccttacctactatataatctctccagccccatatttcaaCTTTTATTAAAATGCCATAATTCACTGaagatgaaaaatataattcTTGACCATGAGGCAATTAACCTTATAAAGATAAAAGGTACATATTTACTTCTTGAGATTTCCAGCATCTAAACCATGGCAAATTTTACTTATACTCTCcctttttttaattcattgcAGAAACTTCAAAAAAGGAAACCCTAGGCTTCATTGATCAtgataaaattacaaaagaaaaataaacttgaacAAAATCAAGATGAAGAAGTCTTCTTGGAAAATTTAGCAGTGCAAAGAAATGCTTCtgccttttttgaaaaatttgatcGGAGTGAGGTTCAAGAGTTGCTAACTACTACATTACTTAACTGGTTAACTACCAAAGAAGATGTCCATTCTCCATTTGACATGCCATGTGGGATCATGAGTCAAATAAATAATGCAAGCTTCACCACTGCGATCTTGCTGACTCCTGTGGACTCTACAGCCCTCTTAGACTACAGAGAAGTCCATCAAATCATAAGGGAGCTGTCTGTTGGGATTTATTGCTTAAATCAAATTCCTTCTATCAGTTTAGAGGCCAATTATGATCAGAGTTCTTCTTGTCAGTTACCTCCAGCTTATTATGATACCAGAATTGGGCAAATCCTCATCCGTATTGACTATATGCTGAAAGCACTGTGGCATGGACTATACAT contains these protein-coding regions:
- the ASDURF gene encoding ASNSD1 upstream open reading frame protein yields the protein MPGRGLRQQNGAGQVAASCTAARREDLSNRIKEQKVVVDELSNLRKNRGEHIQWRSGGWRRAGATPQGAQRVYRQQQNSSIFFLGDRTEIFSESKNVLDNLRKEYQEVENLEKTKSTK
- the ASNSD1 gene encoding asparagine synthetase domain-containing protein 1; the protein is MCGICCVVNFSVEHFSKDLKESLLSNLSRRGPNSSKQLSKSSVHYQCLFSGHVLHLRGDLTVQPVEDEGGNVFLWNGEVFGGVKVEAEENDTQVMFRFLSACKTDCDILSLFSEVRGPWSFIYYQASSHYLWFGRDFFGRRSLLWHFSDSEKSFCLSSVSAHISGGTQLWQEVPASGIFRIDLKSASVSRCVILKLYPWKSVPGENDVSEHVSTLLRPSADLPPFVSVEVNEANLCLSEPVIPLNMMSPQAPFAPECSVLSSRPPTRETLKAFLTDGHTMQTVQQFIDVLSTAVKKRVLCLPRDKILTSNEVLEAHDKKANVAILFSGGIDSMVLAALADRHIPLDEPIDLLNVAFMSKETTSNQKGGKQKNYCKTSSEESSAADPDKQFDVPDRITGRAGLKELKTVSPSRIWNFIEINVSLEELQNLRSSQICHLIRPLDTVLDDSIGCAVWFASRGVGRLVTQDEVKLYQSSAKVVLTGIGADEQLAGYSRHHVCFQTRGLEGLNKEIKMEIDRISSRNLGRDDRVIGDHGKEARFPFLDEDVVSFLNSQPIWVKANLTLPRGLGEKLLLRLAALELGLTASALLPKRAMQFGSRIAKMEKKNEKSSDKCERLQLIPLENLSRGKEIVQ